The Drosophila biarmipes strain raj3 chromosome X, RU_DBia_V1.1, whole genome shotgun sequence genome includes the window tttagatttttaaaggcaATTTATGGGCGAATATAGTTAGTATTCTTTCCCTTAgctgatacattttttttacaacttaAGCTTAGTTTTATGTAAGAGGAACCAAGTCCAAGTAAGCACTCCTTAATTTAGACGAGGGTTTTGTATAATGTTTCCATTTTTGGCACACCGTTTTTGAGAGAGCCCGTTCATAGGGATTGTAACACTTTGAGGCAAGGCGGCATCTGGTTTCTTTCGTACAGCCACATCGTTCGTTTCACTTACGGGCTAGTAGTATAACACTTAGCTTAACTAGTCATTTAAATAGGAGTCAATGGTGGTGGCCGCCTAACTTACTAGGAAACATTAAAAGAGATATGTGTGGCGTATGCTAAGTATTTACAtgcgaaaattaaaaatcgaatGTCTGTTGAATGGCTCGAACAAGTGTCCTACATTTGTCCTAAACGATTAGTTCTTCAGTTAACTACCGACTAATTGCTGTCTACCATTTTGAGCATTGAAAGTTTCACTTTAAAGCAAGCAACAACGGGAATTGCCTAGGCCTAAACGCTAAGTTTGGGGTTTGAGATAGGTCCGCTACAGGTCTTATACATGGGTCCCAGTCCAGATTAAATTTAAGCCTTGGATGCGAGTATAAGAGTTGGCATAAGTCCTGTATAAGATCTATTCGACATGCACACGCACACCTCGAGTCACACATTCATTTCGTTTCACTCCATTCACTACAGTCACGCATggaaatatgttaaaaaggaACTGATGATATTAcaggcaggagcaggagctggaaAGGAGCCATCGGTTCCCTGTTATTTGTGCAGAATACTTTTGTCCTCGTAGCGTATGATGGCGTCGCCGATCTGCTTGCGCGACGCCAGGTGGATGCACTGCTCCCGGCCGCACAGCTCCGGCTGGCTATCCGGCAGCGATCCACCGCGTGCTAGGTGGTTCCGCACGTCCTGGCCAAAGCGCAGATTGGGCTCCACGCCGCGCAGGATGTGCACCGAGTGCTGCGCCGCCACGAACATGTCGAGGATGCTCTCCACGCCCGGTGGTCGCGTCTCCTCGCcgggctgcagcagcagctggtcGATGTCCAGGTCGCTGCGGATGATCGGCAGTCCCTGCGGGTGCAACAGCTTGCGAGCTGAAAAGAAGAATTAATAATCATTGTCAGTCCTCAAAAAATGTATCATTTCTAACAAGTAAGCAGTATGAATTGTTGTCTTTTAAGTGGATTCGCTTATTTAGTgctcattttttgtttagttgttcATCCGTTCATTTGTGTAGTTGTTCACTTCTTGTTCATTTTTTGTAGATGTTCACTTGTTCATTTTTTGTAGATGGTTCATTTATGAAGTTGTTATGAACAAGTTAATTTAACTTTATATGTCTTGTTGTTCATTTGTGTAGATGGTTCATTTATGAAGTTGTGATGAACAAGTTAATTTAACTTTATATGTTAACTTTAACTTCTGTTCATTTCACTGAATGAACTAATGTTCATTTGAGTGGGTGAACAACTTAACAATATCAAACTTAATTCTCGAAATAAGTAATCTGAATTTTGTGGGAAACCGACATTTAAGAAACCCAACATAACTCCTCACCCTGAACATAATCCCGGCTGTAGAAGGCGATCACATCGTGGTTGTGGCGATCAAAGTAGCCGCTGCTCTGGCTCACGTCGCAGGTGTCGCACTCGCGGCAGAATTGCGCCCAGCGGCATGGATACATCTGGAAGCCAATGGGCGCGTACACCTGGAAGCCCTGGATCGTGTTCATGCGCACGCGATTGAGGAAGTCGGCCTTGAAGACCATGCCCGGCGTGGCCAGCAGCACCAGGGAGTCGAGACCCAGCTTGGGCAGCGCCAGATCCGCCACCACCAGGCTGAGCAGCTGGCGCGGCCCATACATGGAGGCGTGCAGCAGCCAATCTTGCGGGTCCACCGGCTCGCTCAGCTGCTCCGGCAGCCGAATGGACACCCAGGCTATCCGCGAGCCATCCGTCTTGTATTTGGAGGACAAGTCCAGGGCCAGCGTCTTCAATGCCTTGAAGGGATCCTCGTCGCCCTTGCTGGGCGAGTCCAGGCGGTACATAAAGATCTGCGGGGAGCAACAGGTTTtacttgggaacttaaatggCCACTCTCAGTGATCTCACCAGCAGCAGGAAGGTGTTGTCCTGGTTTTGCATGCAAATCCGCTCGTACTGCTCCACAAACTGCATGGCATCCGGCACCTGGTGCTCGAAGGCGGGCACCAACATGGCAATCCTCGTGCTCTCCGTGACGTACGGCGAGGGAACCACCTCCACGCGACCCAGTGGCTTCACCACCTCGAAGCTCTTGACCACCAGCCGGCGCCTCCGGCCCGATCCCTCCTGCAGGCTGAGGTGCAGCTGGTAGTCCATGCCCCGCGTGGCATCGAACTTCCGGTAGGCACTGTGCAGGCTGTGGTAACTGAGGCGCGGATGCTTGAGGGCGGCATACTGCAGGGTTATCTCCAGCACCTTGGCGAAGTCCAGGGCCTCGATCTTCGAGAGCGGCGCCACCGCGTGCTCGGCATTGCCGTGCGGCAGGAAGCTGTGCGTGCCGTTCAGCAGCTGCCATGTGAGGATGTCGTGGCGCGTCTCCGGCGCACTGGGTGGCGGCACTCCCAGAGGCCAGCGGATCTCCAGGATCTTGTTCGAGATGCTCCCGTTGGCGATGCGGTAGGACTTCTGCTCCAGCGCATAGCCCCGCTCCTGCACCTTCTCCAGGTGGTGCTGcaaaaaaaggatttttacACAAggttaaatatatttgggaATTACTTGAAATTAATGTAGGTCTAGATACATATTTATAGCTACTTATTTATTACATTATAATGTTTATGAACACtggtatttttttagtttagtttttaaattttattagcTCTTCATTTATTTGCCAATACCTCTCTTAAAAGTGATAGAGAATAAATTAATAGGGAATATTTTTGATACAAACTTAGTGATCTTTATCGATATAATTTAGAAAGAATAGTTATTAATATGAAACTATTGCGACAAGACTTGTTTTCCTGAtccaaaaattattcaaagttttaaaaataatcgttttaaaatcgaaaatattttaccgATATAACATCGATAGCTAAAATCGATATGTTTGACAATGGAGTATTTTTTAATcgaaattttagttttatccTAATCTCTCACCTTGGCGTAGTAGGCGTGCAGGCGGTAGAAGTCCTCCGGTGTCTGGACGGGATAAACCGTGCTGGCATTGCGGAAAGCCTCCTCTTTGGCCAGTTCGCTGAAGTCGCGATGTCGGCGGCCCGGCGCATCCAAGGCGTAGCTATACTGCCGCATGCCCTGCAAAGCAATAAAGATAGAGATACGTTTAGATGGAGGGAGTTGGCCATGGTCAAGGTCAAGTTCAGGGCCAGCGCTCGATTCCGTGGAAGGGAAGTCGGCCTGGGGATCCCATGGATGCAATGCCATATGCTCGCATCCGGCGATCCCTTTTACGATCCATAAAATAAGAGACCAACGACTGCCAGAACGggcataattaaattaacaatgTCGCGCTGATGGAACAAAGATCGCCCATTCGATTGCGGATTTGCCCATATCTTTGGCCCCTTCGTGCCCTGTGCATTTCTTCCCATTCGCAGCATTTTTAATTGGACCGCGCACATTAATCAATTCCCCAGCAAAATGGAGCTTTTGAAGACGCCGTTAAGCAAACTCCTTAGGCCAGTTAATTAAGCGAAACACACTTGCATATCTCCGCGTTTGTTTAGACAGCTGCAGtccaaataaaaacattaagtCAGTCTAATAACAACGGAAATTATCTTTTGGTGGGATTTCGAATGATATTATCAAATTATGATTGCAAACACATCGATACTATCGATAAAGATTTTAGAAAGGGAATAAAGGTCATCAAAACCAATTCATTTCATGagatattttcattaattaagaAAGTAAACTTTTAGAAGAAGCAAAGGTATTAATGTGTTTATAACTGACAAAATAGtcgataaaataataataactacTATCGATAGTACAGCAATCTTATGAAAAATATAGGTAAGGCCTCAATAGTAAACATTATCGActgtaatttataattttaactatGGATCttattgtatatttatataaccATTCGAATTAATAAGCTACCtaataaagtaaacaaaagccCAAACACTTCTTGAATTTATTAAGTTATAATATATgttctatacaaaaaaattgctttgaaaatacaaaaattattttttcaaagaaGAAAGCATAGTTGACATAGATCGCACCAATAAACAAATGATTTTCAGCTGAAACATACAGCTCATAGCTGGAATTTTCGCTGATGTATTTACCATTAACTGTATGCTGATGTGCAGAGACCACACATAGGACATAAATCATCCCATGCTGCCCCACCGCATAAATAAACGCAAATCCAAACAAACCAATCGAAATCAAACGGTCGTGAAGCTAACATCTCAACGGAAAAAGTTCCATTTACCCACGGCTCTTCGACTGTTTATGCCAAAACCAAACTGGGTGTTCACGTAAATAGAGCAATAATCAGAAATGATAATGACGAAGACACACCCACCTGAGAATTTGGATAAAAGGAAGTACAGTGTGCGCTGGTGAATCTATTATATCATACTATATTACATAGATTACCCATCTATTAAATACCTAAAAAATATGAAGGTATTCacggattttttttttttttttttaatttttttataattttctgaGCCATGgtaaaaaaattgtacatttttatgttcttttattgaaatttttggacact containing:
- the LOC108036127 gene encoding chondroitin sulfate synthase 2 — translated: MTNWSQLLFPSLSRTHSHSHAHSLPRTSARTSSPFAVSLARAGNSRRSSSSENGSGNGRGTATGAGTGRMGIGIMRRPVTSLNRNHYFVIGLVLGLLLSFYIPQDIWELVQQEECPQEAAENLLIERFGQEFEPHLNLINKPLAAKKPVKNVIRPRYYSSELGIREKLFIGVMTSQEHINTFATAFNRTTAHLVNKIKFFIYADSVKTNYKLKNIVGFTDTRESRRPFHVVKYIADNYLDEYDYFLLVPDTVYVDARKLVKLLYHMSITFDLYMGGARIGLDPAPGASASVDGGEPGNQEEEEAPGASDRNYCSLEAGILLSSSVIRKMRNNLERCVRIGSTGDHSVNIGRCVKYASRVAGCQESFQGMRQYSYALDAPGRRHRDFSELAKEEAFRNASTVYPVQTPEDFYRLHAYYAKHHLEKVQERGYALEQKSYRIANGSISNKILEIRWPLGVPPPSAPETRHDILTWQLLNGTHSFLPHGNAEHAVAPLSKIEALDFAKVLEITLQYAALKHPRLSYHSLHSAYRKFDATRGMDYQLHLSLQEGSGRRRRLVVKSFEVVKPLGRVEVVPSPYVTESTRIAMLVPAFEHQVPDAMQFVEQYERICMQNQDNTFLLLIFMYRLDSPSKGDEDPFKALKTLALDLSSKYKTDGSRIAWVSIRLPEQLSEPVDPQDWLLHASMYGPRQLLSLVVADLALPKLGLDSLVLLATPGMVFKADFLNRVRMNTIQGFQVYAPIGFQMYPCRWAQFCRECDTCDVSQSSGYFDRHNHDVIAFYSRDYVQARKLLHPQGLPIIRSDLDIDQLLLQPGEETRPPGVESILDMFVAAQHSVHILRGVEPNLRFGQDVRNHLARGGSLPDSQPELCGREQCIHLASRKQIGDAIIRYEDKSILHK